One part of the Streptomyces sp. NBC_01571 genome encodes these proteins:
- a CDS encoding transposase family protein, with the protein MRLGPLDAGQVADLRSYLDAVPDPRSRRGRWYSLTAILLVCACAAVSGARSIEELAEWGQRASNALLVVIGIRRHLLGWRRTPSPATIGRVLGTVDGSSKLGGVGEPSSSGVLTEGKRGGGRLVGAGRPWSSAIMTVLRQFDHQKPRAWTTIRRCCSTWTALPSRALSG; encoded by the coding sequence ATGAGGCTGGGTCCGCTGGACGCCGGTCAGGTCGCCGATCTGCGTTCCTACCTCGATGCGGTGCCCGATCCGCGCTCGCGGCGGGGCCGTTGGTACTCACTGACCGCGATCTTGCTGGTGTGCGCCTGTGCGGCCGTGTCGGGAGCGAGGAGCATCGAGGAACTCGCCGAGTGGGGCCAGCGCGCCTCGAACGCACTCCTGGTAGTGATCGGGATCCGGCGTCACCTGCTCGGCTGGCGACGCACTCCGTCACCGGCCACGATCGGCCGGGTGCTGGGGACCGTTGACGGGTCTTCGAAGTTAGGCGGGGTGGGTGAGCCTTCGTCCTCCGGGGTTCTCACGGAGGGTAAGCGTGGGGGTGGTCGGCTCGTGGGTGCAGGGCGTCCGTGGTCATCGGCGATCATGACTGTTCTCCGGCAGTTTGATCACCAGAAACCACGGGCTTGGACAACGATACGGCGGTGCTGCTCGACTTGGACGGCCTTGCCGTCGAGAGCGTTGAGCGGCTGA
- a CDS encoding ISL3 family transposase, whose protein sequence is MDNDTAVLLDLDGLAVESVERLMDGTRRVHLTTADEAARACPSCGVFASHVKGLVYTRPRDLPYGERGLEFVWCKRRWYCRESGCERKSFTEQVRQIPAGARITGRLRRAAALRVRDAASTVVQAARDLHVSWPTVMDAFRAAAREVTEAPLPEVEVLGVDETRRGRPRWEQDADTGKWHLVRERWHTGFVDALGAGGLLGQVEGRAAADVLAWLSTTPLEWRKNIRYVAIDMSATYRAAIRTGLPDAIVVVDHFHIVQLANKMLSAVRRRTTAEIRGRRGRATDPEWKARRRLLRNREDLTDQQFATMWNALLDEGPIGQTLLTAWIAKESLRTLLALARTGADREEVGHARWKFLTWCADSDIPEACTLATTVDRWWPEIAGFIDTGHSNAKSEGINRVIKLVARNAFGFRNADSQRLRTRCVTTRRARGHLNPA, encoded by the coding sequence TTGGACAACGATACGGCGGTGCTGCTCGACTTGGACGGCCTTGCCGTCGAGAGCGTTGAGCGGCTGATGGACGGCACCCGGCGGGTGCATCTGACCACAGCGGACGAAGCCGCCCGGGCCTGTCCCTCCTGCGGCGTGTTCGCGTCACATGTGAAGGGCCTCGTGTACACCCGTCCACGTGATCTTCCTTACGGAGAACGGGGATTGGAGTTCGTGTGGTGCAAGCGGCGTTGGTATTGCCGGGAGTCCGGATGCGAGCGGAAGTCGTTCACCGAGCAGGTTCGGCAGATACCGGCCGGGGCCCGGATCACCGGCCGGCTGCGCCGGGCTGCCGCCCTGCGGGTGCGGGATGCTGCTTCCACCGTGGTCCAGGCCGCCCGTGACCTGCACGTGTCCTGGCCGACGGTGATGGACGCCTTCCGCGCGGCCGCCCGCGAGGTCACCGAGGCGCCGCTGCCGGAAGTGGAGGTGCTGGGCGTCGACGAGACCCGGCGCGGACGGCCGCGCTGGGAACAGGATGCGGACACCGGCAAGTGGCACCTGGTGCGCGAGAGGTGGCACACCGGGTTCGTCGACGCGCTCGGGGCCGGTGGCCTGCTCGGGCAGGTCGAGGGCCGTGCCGCCGCCGACGTCCTGGCCTGGCTGTCCACCACCCCTTTGGAGTGGAGAAAGAACATCCGCTACGTCGCCATCGACATGTCAGCCACCTACCGGGCCGCGATCCGCACCGGCCTGCCCGATGCCATCGTGGTCGTTGACCACTTCCACATCGTCCAGCTCGCGAACAAGATGCTCTCTGCTGTACGGCGTCGCACCACCGCCGAGATCCGGGGCCGGCGTGGACGCGCCACCGACCCGGAATGGAAGGCCCGTCGACGGCTGCTGCGCAACCGTGAGGACCTCACCGACCAGCAGTTCGCCACGATGTGGAACGCGCTGCTGGACGAGGGGCCGATCGGGCAGACGCTGCTGACCGCCTGGATCGCCAAGGAGAGCCTGCGCACCCTCCTCGCCCTGGCCCGAACCGGCGCCGACCGCGAAGAAGTAGGCCACGCCCGATGGAAGTTCCTCACCTGGTGCGCGGACTCAGACATCCCCGAAGCCTGCACCCTCGCCACCACCGTCGACCGCTGGTGGCCCGAGATCGCCGGGTTCATCGACACCGGCCACAGCAACGCCAAGAGCGAAGGCATCAACCGCGTCATCAAGCTCGTCGCCCGCAACGCATTCGGCTTCCGCAATGCCGACAGCCAGCGCCTACGCACACGCTGCGTCACCACCCGCCGAGCCCGCGGACACCTCAACCCCGCCTAA
- a CDS encoding ISAs1 family transposase: protein MRLGPLDAGQVADLRSYLDAVPDPRSRRGRWYSLTAILLVCACAAVSGARSIEELAEWGQRASNALLVVIGIRRHLLGWRRTPSPATIGRVLGTVDGDALDRAVGAYLADRHRVATEPAHRPSPSASGRPCVIAVDGKTLKGSARLTAKRRHLLSAVTHAPVVTLAQVEVGAKKNETTHFQPLLAPLDLAGTVVTFDALHSVKANVSWLVETKKAHYIAVIKTNQPTAHSQLADLPWRDIPVQHTASTTGHGRRESRSIKTCAVPDELGGISFPHGRLAIRVHRRRKQTGQRETRESLYAVTSLDAHQTGPAGLATAIRGHWGIENSSHHIRDVTFAEDASTVHTGTAPRAMATLRNLAIGVLKTLGSDNIAKTTRAIRNEPERALHILGITTEPDTYGT, encoded by the coding sequence ATGAGGCTGGGTCCGCTGGACGCCGGTCAGGTCGCCGATCTGCGTTCCTACCTCGATGCGGTGCCCGATCCGCGCTCGCGGCGGGGCCGTTGGTACTCACTGACCGCGATCTTGCTGGTGTGCGCCTGTGCGGCCGTGTCGGGAGCGAGGAGCATCGAGGAACTCGCCGAGTGGGGCCAGCGCGCCTCGAACGCACTCCTGGTAGTGATCGGGATCCGGCGTCACCTGCTCGGCTGGCGACGCACTCCGTCACCGGCCACGATCGGCCGGGTGCTGGGGACCGTTGACGGTGACGCCCTGGACCGGGCGGTGGGCGCCTACCTCGCCGACCGGCACCGCGTCGCCACCGAGCCGGCCCACAGGCCATCGCCCTCGGCGTCCGGGCGGCCGTGTGTGATCGCTGTCGACGGCAAGACACTCAAGGGATCAGCCCGTCTGACCGCGAAGCGCCGGCATCTGCTCTCCGCGGTCACCCACGCCCCGGTCGTCACCCTCGCGCAGGTGGAAGTGGGCGCGAAGAAGAACGAAACCACACATTTCCAACCGCTCCTGGCACCGCTGGACCTGGCTGGCACCGTCGTCACCTTCGACGCGCTGCACTCGGTCAAGGCGAACGTCTCCTGGCTGGTCGAGACGAAGAAGGCCCACTACATCGCCGTGATCAAGACCAACCAGCCGACCGCCCACAGCCAGCTCGCGGACCTGCCGTGGCGCGATATTCCCGTCCAGCACACCGCCTCCACCACCGGGCACGGCAGGCGCGAGTCCCGCTCGATCAAGACCTGCGCCGTCCCGGACGAACTCGGCGGGATCTCCTTCCCCCACGGCCGCCTGGCCATCCGTGTCCACCGCCGCCGCAAGCAAACCGGCCAGCGCGAGACCCGGGAGAGCCTCTACGCCGTCACCAGCCTCGACGCCCACCAGACCGGCCCCGCCGGCCTTGCCACCGCGATCCGCGGGCACTGGGGGATCGAGAACTCCTCACACCACATCAGGGACGTCACCTTCGCCGAAGACGCCTCCACCGTCCACACCGGCACCGCACCCCGCGCCATGGCAACCCTCCGCAACCTCGCCATCGGCGTCCTGAAGACCCTCGGATCCGACAACATCGCCAAAACCACCCGAGCGATTCGAAACGAACCCGAACGAGCACTTCACATCCTGGGCATCACAACCGAACCAGACACCTACGGAACTTGA